ACAACCCGGCGCATCCCCCGTGTACAAGCAAATTCCCGTCCCTAAGCCTGGCCCCGATGAAGTCCTCGTGAAGATCAGGTACACCGGTGTCTGCCACACCGACCTCCACGCCATGAACGGCGACTGGCCCATGCCCGTGAAGAAGAACCTAGTCGGTGGCCACGAAGGCGCCGGTGTCGTTGTCGCAACGGGCTCTCTCGTCAAGGGAATTGAAGTCGGCGATCACGCCGGCATCAAATGGTTGAACGGCTCCTGTCTCTCATGCGAGTACTGCAAAACCTCCGATGAGCCGTTGTGTCCCGATGCCCAGCTGTCCGGATACACGGTTGACGGCACCTTCCAGCAGTACGCAATTGGTAAGGCGGCGCATGTATTGAAGTTGTCCAAGGACATCCCACTTGACACGATTTCGCCTATCCTGTGCGCTGGTATCACTGTCTACAAGGCTCTCAAGGAGTCCGGTGTGCGTCCTGGTCAGACGGTTGCGATTGttggtgctggtggtggtCTTGGCTCGCTTGGACAGCAGTATGCTAAAGCAATGGGCTTGCGTGTGATTGCTATTGATGGTGGcgaggagaagaaagccatGTGTCTACAGCTGGGAGCAGAGGTATGTGTTTCTTGTCGGTTTGGTTTGGTTTTCGATTTCCTGTTGGCGGCCTTACTAATCCGGTGTCCAGACCTACGTCGACTTCACCAAGTCTACCGACGTCATTGCAGATGTCAAGGCTGCCACCCCCGGTGGCCTAGGTGCCCACGCCGTGCTCTTGCTTGCTGTCGCTGAGAAGcctttccagcaagctgTCGAATACGCTCGCTCGCGTGGTACCATTGTCGCCATTGGCCTTCCCGCCAATGCATTCCTCAAGGCCCCTGTTTTCGAAACCGTGGTCAGGATGATCAACATCAAGGGCAGCTACGTCGGTAACCGCCAGGATGGCGAGGAGGCCGTTGAATTCTTTGCGCGTGGCTTGATCAACGCTCCTTTCAAGACTGTTCCTCTGAAGGAGCTACCTGAGGTCTTTGAGCTCATGAGTAAGTTGGGAGATTTCCCTGATCACTGGAGATTGACCCAAGGCTAATACATGCAACACAGAGCAAGGCAAGATCGCTGGCCGCTACGTCCTCGAGGTCCCTGAATAGATGAATCATCGTCTATGCATAGAGTCTGATCGAGACTTGGGGGAGAGATTGCTTTTGAGAAACGAAGATGAAACGAAGTGATATCCATAGcgaggatttttttttttcctttttagCCCTGGTGTTAGGGTGAATTAGTCATAATTGAGAGAACAATACGAAAGTTTGAAAATTCAAATCTCCAGTGTCTCCCTAGCTGATCGGGTAGTCAGTGGGCACAAGCATAAGAACTTGATCTATCGACATGAACAACAGAGAGCATACCAGTCCCAATGTCCCACCAACAAAATGAAAGGGTCAAGGTCTACACAATTTCTTCCCGACTATTTAGAATCCTGCTCCAAAGTTTTTCCCTCATCCTCAGGACTAACAGTAGTCTGAGGTCCCCTATACGTCTTCCTAGCATGAACATAATAATAAATCACCGCCCCAAGCCAAAGACTCCCATTAATAACAGCCGTATAATTCATTGTTTGGGCTTCACCAAGTCAGCAAGAGCGCCCGTAATAGTAAATAGCATAGGTCAAACTCACGCGACGGATTCGGCCCCTCAGTAGGTATCATCGTAAGAACAATAACAAACGTCATATAGATGACAGAAACCCACCCAATGGGCTTACTCAAATGCTTCCCCGTATAAAACTCACCAGGAATAAATCTATCACCTCCCCAGAGCAGACGCGCCAGGATAGGTGTGAGCCAGGCGAGATCGTTGCCGGCTACGGCAAGCGAAAAGAGGGCGCTGGAGGCAGCTTCGTCGATCAGACAGAGGAGGCCGATCAGTACCGATGCGGCGACTATGCCGCACACCATGCGGACTGGCTGGTAGCGTATGAGTTTGCGCTGGCTTACTTTGCGGAAGAAGGAGGATAGGGGGAGGGCGCCGTCGCGGGAGAAGGCCCAGCTTTGGCGCGAGGCGGCTAGGACCTACGAGGGAAGAGTTATTGGATGGGTTCTGGGATTTGGATAAAGTTGGTAGGTGGTGAGACGGAGCCTTACAATGCTCAGTCCCATGAAGAATTGGACGATCATCACCACGACCATGAATCCCATGGCACCATTTTTGCCAAGGGCGTCGTAGTAGATCTATAGAGAATCCACATTAGAAAAATGGGCTCCAACGTGTAAACAGAAAAAGCATGACCAACACAAACCTGAGTCATGGGCTGTCCGAATTTGGAGTTCAAGATCCCCTCCATATTCCTATCCATCGCAGACGCAATAACCGCCAGCGAAACAAACCCAAGCAGACCACAGAGTCCAGCAGACGAGATAATCCCCAACGGTACAGCGCGCGCAGCATGTGTCGCCTCCTCGCTCATATGCACGCAAGAATCAAACGCGCCAATCGTCCAGATCGGCGATAGCCACGCCATGATAAATGCCCAGCCAGTGGGCCAGGTAGTGAGGTTCTCCATATCACCGAAGACATACGAGCCCGGGTTGACTGGCGGACTGTTCTTTGCTTTGCCAAGGGGAAGAGCGATGACGGTTGCTATCACGAGAGTGATGTTGAGAAAGATACAGGCGGATTGGATTCTGGGCATCATTCGGGCGAAGAAGATGGCGATGAAGCCGTGAGCGAAGACTGTTGCTGCGTATGTGCCGTAGATGACGGGGCGTGTTGCGGACCAATTTCCGTCGCGGGCGAGGGAGATTACGGAGAGGAGCATGCTAGCGAATCCATCTGATGAGAGAAGTATTAGTTAGGGAGGTTAGTTTGGTGTTTGGAAATGGGTTGGCTTGCAGTCAATAGAGCAGATGCCGCCGATCAAACCGATGGTATTGCTATATCCGACGAGGAAACTCAGCGGGTTCTTCCATTTCTCAGATGCGAAGTAATGTGTCCAGAAGTAGAGGCCGCCTGCTGTGGGCATTGCGGATGCAATATCGGCCTGATGGCCATCAGTTCTGTCATGTTTAAGATGGAAGATTGATTGCAGCATACCATGGCCAAGCTCACGATGAAAATAAAACAACTTGCAACCAACCATCCTGTCCAAGGAACCTGTCAACAGTTGCAAGAGTTTTCCCCCTGAAAACATAGTTACATACCCTATCCATTCTGTCAGTCACATTTCCAATCATTTCAGCCTGCACAATGTTACCCAAACCATTCCCACAGGACCAGCGGGCATTGAAAACGATAACGTGGATGCAATGGAAGGCAAAAGCCCCATGATACTAAAAGCGACAGCAAAGATCTGGAGGGTCGAATAATGGCGTCGTAATTCCTGCTTGTACCCGAGTGTCGCTGTTTGATCGGTCAGTGACGATCTCATATGGTTGCACAAGGTCTGCCAGCGAGCCGCACGATATACAGACCTAGCAGCTCGGTATCTCCAGCCTGGGGTTGCAAGTCATGACCCGTGGCTGTTGATTGACGCCTCTTGCTCGTCTTGATTGCCACTTTCTCTAAGATATCATCCATGGTTATAGTACGTGTGTCATGCGTGTAGAGGGAATTAGTGGGTCAAATCCCGAATGGTCAGCTCATTCGAACGCGCGACACCTAATGGTCTTAAATGAAGACCGCGGGAGGGCAGAGAAAGATTTTTTTGGCTCTCGAATCATTTCCGATGGACGCTAGTCCTCTAACGAACGATGCAAGAGGCAGATAGGAGGTGCAGTAAGTGCCTATCTGTGCCATGTGCTCAAGGTCTAAGTATAGACAGTTAATTCCTTCTCTGATAGTAGATACAAAATAGCTCGATCTATCTGTAGCCAATCCGACCACACACAATCTTGCATATCTCTCTTTTCAAGGAAGATCAATTTGGATTAGTAACGGCTGGCAGAGCGGGGAAGTGCCTTGTAGGCAGATCGTACATCGTGTACTCTCGAAACGTTCTTCTGTCTCCTTTGGGGTTTATCCCTTGCTGCTTTTTGATCGCTGGGTAGAACCCAGCACGCCAAAGCTTAGGTTCGACAGAGTGCCTCTTGGGTAGATTTACCACGGTCCGCCAAAGAATTGATTCAAGGTTGAATGACCTTCTTCTCGGGTTGCTCCTCGAAATATAGTTGAAGCTGCTTCTGGCTGCCCGTCGCGGCCGCCTGTGTAGGGTTGGTTGCAGCCTTAGGAATGAACTGGAATTCGGTCATGGGGGAGTCAAAAGGAGGGCtacgaggaggagaaggaaaCTGGAGGTGAGAGAGAGCCGGTCGCGTAGGCGCACACGTAGGATGGTCCAGGAATATTGAGGGATGCTTTCAGGACGCGCCAGGTGGCATCATTTCACCTGCGCGGAGTGTCTCTAGGGACAGTCGAGTCGGAACGTTCAGGATTCTGGATGTAAGGCTCCGCATCCTTGGCCGTCAGGTACAGGTCAGAATCCAAGCCAAGACCTTCGTAACATTTTCACAAGCCAATCTTTTCATCCTAAGATCGCTCCTTATATCTAAACTTAGTCCTCCTATTAATATTGATCTAGTAATTAGTTTAAGGTCTTTTTCTATAATGAAAAGACTAGACAATTCGTATGTTACTTTCTTATTTTTATAAATTCTTTGATTTTAAAGCTTTCTTAATTTGTAAATCTTAAGATGTAAACTTGTACAGAATGAGTCAAAAGTTTTAGCTTGATAATACAGTCTTAATCTATTAGTctagaatttttttttcggaatCTTAGAaaaatactccgtactgggTTAAACTGACAGACGTTTTTAAGTAAGATTTTTTTTAggtcttttgtttttttgggcGACGGGAAGCCACCGAGAGTTAAAAGGAAAGTCAAGTATCATCCTAACTTGAAACCCTGATCCCGTATCACTATCTGAAAATCAAAGTTTACAAATCTTTTGACTGGATAAATTGGTTAATCTAGTACTAACATTAACTAAATTGCTAAGCGATACCTTATAGGGGAGTGAGATATGGTTATTTGAAGATATTAAGTTTATGCATTTTGACAGAACTCTATGGTTGTAACCACGTTTAGGACGACCAATAGATAGGATAGGTATAAGAGATACTCTAAATTCTCTAACgaaaatgacaaaatccgctctATTCCAATCTATGGGGATAACGCCAACTAACGTAATATCCAATTTACGTACCTATGATCAGGCCGTACAGTAAAATCAAGTGAAACAGGAGACATGCAAATCCATTTTGTGGCCCTTCATACCTGTAAGCCTAGCACCAGACCCCGTAGGCCGCACTATTATAGCAGTCTATAGATTTTTCCGGGTATTCTATCCTCTTTTTAAATATATATATTGTACCATCGGTTTCGACAGTCCAGCATGAGGATCTAACCAGGTTGATGACTACCAGGGCTTGGCAGGTGCAGAATAGTAGTGAGCAAGATTGATGAGGTGGTCGAGCGGTGGCCCTGC
Above is a window of Penicillium digitatum chromosome 2, complete sequence DNA encoding:
- a CDS encoding Alcohol dehydrogenase I; protein product: MSSFTIPETQWAQVIEQPGASPVYKQIPVPKPGPDEVLVKIRYTGVCHTDLHAMNGDWPMPVKKNLVGGHEGAGVVVATGSLVKGIEVGDHAGIKWLNGSCLSCEYCKTSDEPLCPDAQLSGYTVDGTFQQYAIGKAAHVLKLSKDIPLDTISPILCAGITVYKALKESGVRPGQTVAIVGAGGGLGSLGQQYAKAMGLRVIAIDGGEEKKAMCLQLGAETYVDFTKSTDVIADVKAATPGGLGAHAVLLLAVAEKPFQQAVEYARSRGTIVAIGLPANAFLKAPVFETVVRMINIKGSYVGNRQDGEEAVEFFARGLINAPFKTVPLKELPEVFELMKQGKIAGRYVLEVPE
- a CDS encoding Amino acid/polyamine transporter I, which codes for MADIASAMPTAGGLYFWTHYFASEKWKNPLSFLVGYSNTIGLIGGICSIDYGFASMLLSVISLARDGNWSATRPVIYGTYAATVFAHGFIAIFFARMMPRIQSACIFLNITLVIATVIALPLGKAKNSPPVNPGSYVFGDMENLTTWPTGWAFIMAWLSPIWTIGAFDSCVHMSEEATHAARAVPLGIISSAGLCGLLGFVSLAVIASAMDRNMEGILNSKFGQPMTQIYYDALGKNGAMGFMVVVMIVQFFMGLSIVLAASRQSWAFSRDGALPLSSFFRKVSQRKLIRYQPVRMVCGIVAASVLIGLLCLIDEAASSALFSLAVAGNDLAWLTPILARLLWGGDRFIPGEFYTGKHLSKPIGWVSVIYMTFVIVLTMIPTEGPNPSPQTMNYTAVINGSLWLGAVIYYYVHARKTYRGPQTTVSPEDEGKTLEQDSK